Part of the Methylovirgula sp. 4M-Z18 genome is shown below.
CGGTCGCACCGCCACACGGTTACACCGGGAGAAATTGCGATCGGTGTGATCATTGGTCGCACGTCGGAATATTTCGACTTTTTTGTCTATGCTATTGCCTCGGTTCTGGTGTTCCCAAAACTGATTTTCACCAATCTCGATGCGTTGCACGGAACGATCTATTCCTTCGCGATTTTCGCGCTCGCCTTCATCGCACGCCCGTTCGGGTCGATCATCTTCACCGCAATCGATCGCCAATTCGGCCGCACGTCCAAACTGACCATCGCGCTCTTCATGCTGGGCGGCTCGACCGCGGCGATCGCCTTCCTGCCGGGTTATGAGCAGATCGGCAATTGGTCGGCCATCCTTCTTTCGATCCTGCGCGTCGGCCAAGGCCTCGCGCTCGGCGGCAGTTGGGATGGCCTGCCCTCATTGCTGAATCTCAGCGCCCCAGTCGAAAAGCGCGGATCCTACGCGATGATTCCGCAGCTTGGCGCGCCTCTCGGACTGATCGTCGCAAGTGGACTTTTCGCCTATTTCCTTGGGAGTCTCGGACTATCGGATTTCCTTGACTGGGGGTGGCGCTACCCGTTCTTCGTCGCCTTCGCCATCAATGTGGTGGCGCTGTTCTCGCGCCTGCGCATCGTCGCAACGCCGGAATACGAGGAGCTTTTCGCCAGTCAGGAGCTGCAACCCTCACCGATTGGCGAAACCATCCGCCAGCAAGGCTTCACCATCTGGCTGGGGGCGTTCGCGCCGCTCGCCAGCTTCGCTCTGTTCCATATGGTGACGTTGTTTCCCTTGTCATGGGTGTTCATCTTCACCAAGCAGGAACCGGTGCGCTTTCTCGTGATCGAGATGATCACGGCGTTATTGGGTGTGATCGCAATCATCGCCTCGGGCCCGATCGCCAACCGGATCGGGCGGCGCATGCTGCTCGTGGTCAGCGCCATCGCGATTGGCTTCTACAGCGGCTATGCACCGCAGTTTCTCGATCGCGGCGAGATCGGCCAGATCGTTTACATGGCCGTCGGCTTCGTCCTGCTTGGTATCTCCTTCGGCCAATCGTCGGGTGCGGTGGCCTCTGCCTTTCCGATCAATTACCGCTACACCGGCTCCGCTTTGACAGCGGACCTTGCCTGGATGTTTGGCGCCGGATTTGCGCCCGTTGTTGCGCTGGTGCTCACGGATAAGCTCGGCCTGCCGGCCGCAGGTGGCTATTTGCTTTCAGGTGCGTTGTGGACGCTCCTGGCGCTCTGGGTGCAAAAAACTTTGGAGGATCGGGCGCAATAAAGCTCGCCGAAACGCGCGCGCCAGAAATAACGCATCCTGAGCGGAATGGGTCAGAGCATTTTCCAGAAAAGTTGCGCAACTTTTCGGTCAAGAACCGGCGGTCCGCGCAGCGAAAATGCGACCAAACAGGGAAATAGAGCAATTTTGCGATTCTGAAAGAACGCAAAATTGCTCTAGAATCTTCAAAGCATCACGCGAATTCTTTCCGAATATTGAACGTCCCGCGGACGCCGACATCCTGATAATGATCGCTCAAGAAGCGCTCGCCCGCCGCACGGCCGATATCGCGCAGCCGTCGTAGAAAATCATATTCGGCATTCATCTTCGTATCGGCACCGAATTTGTTCAATTCGTCATGCGCCTCGATCCGATGCATCCGAATTTTCTTGTAATGCGTGCCGGTCAGGCGCCCCTCATCGATCAGGCGGCCGACGAAGTCGATCGCGCGAAGCTCTAGCAGAAGCGGCGCATTGAACGTGATTTCGTTCATCCGCTCCATGATGTCGTGTGACGATTCGGGAAGCTGGTGACGCTCGACCGGATTGACCTGAATGAGAATGATATCGAGCGTCTCGGTCTCGGCAAAGAACGGATAAAGCACCGGATTGCCACCGAAGCCACCGTCCCAATAGGGCTCGCCATCGATCATCACGGATTTATAGACAGTCGGCAGACAGGCGGAGGCCATCACCATGTCGAGGGTCAATTCTTCGCGCCGAAAAACGCGCACCTTGCCGGTATAGACATTGGTGGCGGCGATGAAGAGCTTGAGATGATCGGTCTTGCGCACCGCCTCAAAGTCGATTTCGCGTTCCACCACGTCGCGCAGCGGATTGAGGTCGAACGGATTGAGCTGATAGGGCGAAAAATAATTGGTCAGATTGCCGAACCAATTGATCCCCGTCATCGGCCCGCCGAACATTGACATCCAGGCATCGAGATATGTCCGTTGGCGCCGCGAGAAGGCGCCGTCCGTGCTGATCGCCCGCCAGAAGCGCTTGAGCTGATCGCGGGCCGCCTGCGTGCCCTCGCGCATGCCGTCCGCCAAGCAAACGGCATTCATCGCGCCCGCACTGGTACCGCTGATCCCTTCGAATTTGATTCGCCCGTCGGCGAGCAGCGCATCGAGCACGCCCCAGGTGAAGGCGCCGTGGGCGCCTCCCCCTTGCAGAGCAACGTTGACATGCTTCACGCCCGGCTCGCTCGGCGTGTTCTGCGGTGCCTTGGCCATCACTCAGCCGTCCAGCCGCCGTCGATCGACAGATTGGCGCCGGTGATGTTGGCGGCGGCATCCGAGCACAAAAACACGCACAGGCCAGCGACCTGCTCGACGGTGACGAATTGCTTGGTCGGCTGGGCGGCGAGCAGCACATCATTCATGACCTGCTCCTTGGTCATGTGGCGCGCTTCCATCGTCTCGGGAATCTGCTTTTCCACCAGCGGCGTCCAAACATAGCCGGGCGAGATGCAATTGGCGGTCACGCCGTCCTTGGCGACTTCGAGCGCCACGGTCTTGGTCAGACCGTCAAGCCCGTGCTTGGCCGACACATAGGCGGATTTGAACGGCGAGGCGACTTTCGAATGGGCCGATGCGGTATTGATAATCCGGCCCCACTTGCGGCTGCGCATGCCCGGCACGGCGGCCTGAATAGCATGGAACGCGGCGGTGAGGTTGATCGCGATGATCTGGTCCCACTTGTCAGCCGGGAAACTTTCAATCGGCGAAACGAACTGAATGCCGGCATTGTTGACCAGCACGTCGACCGAGCCGAATTTGGCCTCCGCATCCGTGATCATGCCGTGAATTTCGTCGGCTTTTAGCATATTGGCCGCGGAATAGGAGCAAAGGACGCCGAAGTCCTTTTCGATCTTGGCGCGCTCGGTCTCGATCGCGTCGGCATCGCCAAGGCCATTGATCACGATATTTGCGCCTTCTGCAGCAAATGCGCGCGCGATGGCAAGACCAATGCCGGAGGTGGAACCGGTCACAACGGCAGTACGGGACTTGAGCGTCATGCAGTATCTCCAAAGAAACGGCCGGAGTGAAAACGCCGGACAGAGGATAGAAGGTTCTATATCGCGCCGCACAAGAAGGCGACAACCTTTCGAATTGTGACCGATTTTTCATAAAGCGAATATGACATGGTGGGGAAGGTCGGCTGCGGCCAAAACGAAGGCCGCAGCGGACACATTATAAACGAGAGGACCCCCTTCCCAGATGGCCCCGCCTCACAAAAGGATCAAAAATTCCAATATGTTATCCCCCGCCCGGAATGAGACACAGGACCTAAAACTGCGTCGGGCCGGGCGACGGAGAGGTCCGCTCCGCAGGCCTCGAGAAGGCGCAATTGTTGCTGCATATTCCTACCGCCCCCTCGTTCCGCGGGTGGGCAGCAGGGGCGAGTTGCCCCCTGGGGAAACCGGCGTAAACGCTTGATCCTTAAGAAAGTTTAACGCGGTTTCGCGGTTCTTGAGCGCCTGAAATATTGAAATCTGCGTCTTTGCGTGTCAAAGCGAACAGACTTTGTGAGGACCCAGAATGACTGAGACGGCACCACCCAATCCGTCGGGACCAGTGCGAGTTCAAACGGCGCCCGGCCGCGGCGGGCGCAGGCTTGTCAGATGGCTCGTTGTCCTGGGTTTGGCCTTCGGCGGCTATCTCGCGTGGCAGCACTATAAGGGTGGGACCGATAGTCCGTCAGCGCCCGCAGGCGGCGGCCGAGGATCTGCCGGCGGCAATGAACCACAGACCATTCGCGACGCCGAAATCGTCACCAGCGACGTGCCGATCACTTTGAACGCCCTCGGCGCGGTCACCCCTTTGGCGACCGTGACGATCCAGACGCAGATCTCAGGGCAATTGCAAAAGATCGGTTTTGTCGAGGGCCAGATGGTCAAGGCCGGCGACTTCCTGGCCCAGATCGATGACCGTCCCTACCAGGCGACGCTGGCGCAAGCCCAGGCACAGCTTGCCAAGGACACCGCGCTGCACGAACAGGCGCAATCGGATCTGACCCGGTACGAGACTTTGAACCGGCAGGATTCGATCGCACGGCAGCAGGTGACCGACCAGGTCTTCCTCGTGCAGCAGGACGCCGCCGCGATGGCCGCCGATCAGGCTCAGATCGATTCGGCCAAACTGAATATCAATTATTGTCATATCGTTTCGCCGGTCACCGGCCGCGTCGGTCTGCGCCAGGTGGACCAAGGCAATTATGTGACCTCGTCGAGTACGACCGGCCTTGTCGTCGTCACGGAGATCGAACCGATCAGCGTCGTTTTTTCGATTCCCGAGGACAGCCTGCCGCAGGTGATGACGCGCATGCGTGCCGGGGCGGAGCTGACGGCAACGGCGTATGACCGCGCCAATGTGACGAAGCTCTCGACCGGCAAGCTCGCCGCAGTCGACAGCCAGATCGATACAACGACCGGCACCGTCAAATTGCGTGCCATTTTCGACAACAAGGATGACATCCTGTTTCCGCAGCAATTCGTGAACGTGCAATTGCTGGTCGATACGATGACGGGCGCCATCGTCACGCCCAATGCTGCCATTCAGCAGGGCGTACAGGGCAGCTTCGTTTATGTCGTGAACGATGACAGCACGGTCAGCGTTCGCAACGTGAAGACCGGCCCGGTCGATGGCGAGCGCACCGCAATCCTTTCCGGGCTGAAGGCGGGCGAGCATGTCGTCATCGACGGTGCCGACCGCTTGAAAGAAGGCGCCAAAGTGCTGGTGCGCAACGACGCCGCGGCAACTTCCGCAACCGATACGAATACCGGCCAACAAACGGGCAGCAACGGCAAACATGACAAGACCGGCACCGGCGACGCGAGCGCACCGGACGCGAGCGGCACGAGCCCATCAGGCCACAAGAAGCGCGATAAGAAAGAGGCTGGCAGCACGCCCGATTCAGCCCCTGCCGCACAATAATACCAACTGTCACGAAAAGTGACCGTTGGTTCCTTTCTTCATTTTTCGCCTTTTCAAGGCGGGAGCGAAAAATGAAGAGCGGTCCAAAGGTCGCTTCTCGCGACCTTTGGCATAATCAGGTTGAAATCCGCGCGGGCTTGCGTCGCGGGTTTTGAGACAGAGGACGGATCTTGAACCCATCGCGCCTATTCATCGAGCGTCCGGTCACGACATCCCTGTTGATGGCGGCGATCCTGCTGGTCGGCATCGTCGCCTATCGCTTCCTGCCCCTGTCGGCCCTGCCTGAGGTCGACTATCCGACCATCCAGGTCCAGACCTTCTATCCCGGCGCCAGCCCGGAGGTGATGACATCCTCGGTGACCGCGCCGCTGGAGCGGCAATTCGGCCAGATGCCGAATCTCGATCAGATGGCATCGCAAAGCTCGGCCGGCGCGTCGGTCATCACCTTGCGCTTTGGCCTCGATATCGACATCGATGTCGCCGAGCAGGAGGTGCAAGCGGCGATCAACGCAGCCAACAATGTTTTGCCCTCCGATCTGCCGGCGCCGCCCATTTACGCCAAGGTGAATCCGGCCGACGCGCCGATCCTGACCCTCGGCGTCACATCGAAAACGACGAAGCTCATCGATATCGAGGACCTGATCGAAACGCGCCTCGTGCAAAAATTGTCGCAGGTGCCAGGGGTCGGCCTCGTTTCCCTCTCGGGCGGTCAACGTCCGGCGATCCGCATTCATGCCGATCCGCGCAAACTGGCTGCTTATGGGCTGAATCTCGACGATCTGCGCACCACGATTTCGAACATGAACGTCAATACGCCCAAGGGCAATTTCGACGGGCCGTCGCAATCCTTCTCGATCAACGCCAACGACCAGATCCGTGACCCGAGCGCCTATACGGCATCGATCGTCGCCTATCGCAACGGCGCACCGATACGCTTGTCCGATGTGGCAACCATCGAACGCGGGCCGGAGAACGACAAGCTTGCCGCCTGGATGAATCGGACCGGCGCGATCATCGTCAATATTCAGCGTCAACCTGGCGCCAATGTCATTCAAACCGTCGACAGCATCAAGAAGCTCCTGCCGCAACTCACCGCAAGCCTCCCCGCGGATTTGACCGTCACGCCGCTGACCGACCGCACGATCACCATCCGCGCCTCGGTGCAGGACGTCGAGTTCGAATTGGCACTGGCGGTCGGGCTCGTCGTGCTCGTGATCTTCCTCTTCTTGCGCAATATACCGGCGACAATTATTCCGAGTCTTTCCGTGCCCTTGTCGCTCATCGGCACATTGGCGCTGATGTACGAGGTCGGTTTCAGTCTCGACAACCTCTCGCTGATGGCCTTGACGATTGCGACCGGTTTCGTCGTCGACGATGCGATCGTCGTGATCGAGAATATCGCCCGCTATCTCGAAATGGGCCATTCGCCCCTGGAGGCCGCGCTCAAAGGTTCGGAGCAGATCGGCTTTACCATCATTTCGCTCACCATCTCGCTCATCGCGGTGCTGATTCCGCTGCTGTTCATGGGCGATGTCGTCGGGCGCCTGTTCCACGAATTTGCGATCACCCTGGCGGTCACCATCGTCATCTCCGCCATCGTCTCGCTGACGCTGGTGCCGATGCTCTGCGCCAAATTGCTCAAGCCGCATCATCCGCCGGTTGGCGAAGCGACGGCGCCAAAATCGCCAGTCGAGGAGAAGGCAGCGGGCGGACGCTTCTTCCAGTTCATCGTGGGCATCTATGGCCGCCTGCTGAATCTCGTGCTCGATTTTCAAGGCGTGACGTTGCTGCTGGCGCTCGCCACCTTCGTCGTCACGGCCTATCTCTACGCCTATATTCCCAAAGGCTTCTTCCCCGTGCAGGACACGGGCGTCATTCAGGGCATCACGCAGGCCGCGCAATCTTCATCGTTCACGGCGATGTCGGAACACCAGCAGGCTCTGGCCGATGTCATTCTCAAAGATCCGGATGTGGTGAGCCTGTCGTCCTTTATCGGCGTCGACGGCTCCAATATCACGCTGAACTCCGGGCGTTTTCTCATCAACCTCAAGCCACACAATGAGCGGACCTTGAGCGCGAGCCAGATCATCCGGCGCCTTGAACAAGAGGCGGCAAGCGTCTCCGGGATTCAGCTCTATATGCAGCCGGTGCAGGATCTCACCATCGACACGAGCGTGAGCGCCACCCAATATCAATTCACGTTGCAGAGCGCCAACTTGCAGGATCTACAGGATTGGACGCCCAAATTGCTGGCGCGCCTGCAGAAGATCCCCGACATCACCGACGTCGCGAGCGATTTGCAGCAAAGCGGCCTCTCCGCTTTCATGACCATCGACCGGCCGACGGCCGCGCGCTTCGGGATCACGCCCGCGACGGTCGACAATGCGCTCTACGATGCGTTCGGCCAGCGCATCATCTCGACCATCTTCACGCAAGCCAACCAGTACCGCGTCATTCTCGACGTCTTGCCCACTTTGAAGACATCGATCGACTCGATGGATGCGATCTATCTGCCGTCTTCGGCCTCCTCCACCGGACAGGTCCCGCTGCAAAGCATCACGACGACGGAGGTGCGTAAATCGCCGCTGCAGATCTCCCATATCAGCCAGTTCCCCTCGACCACGATCTCGTTCAACCTCGCTCCCAGCGCATCGCTCGGCGGCGCGGTCGATGCGATCCGCGCGGCCGAAGACGACATTCAGCTGCCAAGCAGTTTCATCACCAGCTTCCAGGGCGCGGCGGCGGCCTTCCAATCGTCGCTCAGCAACGAGCTTTATTTGCTGCTCGCCGCCGTCGCGACGATGTATATCGTGCTGGGCGTGCTCTATGAGAGCTTCATCCACCCGCTGACCATTCTCTCCACTTTGCCTTCGGCAGGCATCGGCGCGCTGCTAGCCCTGATGGCCATGGGCTCCGATCTCGACGTGATCGGCATTATCGGCATCGTGCTGCTCATCGGCATCGTGAAGAAGAACGCCATCATGATGATCGACTTTGCGCTCGACGCGCAGCGCGTTGACGGATTGGCGCCACGCGACGCGATCTATCAGGCCTGCCTCCTACGCCTGCGTCCGATTTTGATGACCACCATGGCCGCGATGTTCGGCGGCCTGCCGTTGATGCTCGGCACCGGTGTCGGGTCGGAACTGCGCCATCCGCTCGGCCTCGCAATTGTCGGCGGCCTCGCGGTCAGCCAGGTCCTCACGCTGTTCACGACACCGGTCATCTATCTGATGTTCGAACGCATCGGTGCGCGTCTCGGCGCATCGAGCTCCCCTGGAGCGGTACGCGCATGAGCGGCATTCAGTCCGGCATATCCGCGCTTTTCATCAAGCGGCCCGTCGCAACGACGCTGCTGACGATCGGCGTTGCGCTTGCCGGACTTTTCGCTTTCGGCAAATTGCCGGTCTCGCCGCTGCCGCAGATCGACTTTCCCACGATCTCGGTTCAGGCGAACATGCCCGGCGCCAATCCGGATACGATGGCTGCAAGCGTCGCGGCGCCTTTGGAAAAGCATCTCGGCCAGATCGCCGACGTCACCGAAATGACCTCGCAAAGCGCGGTCAACAACACGCGCGTGACCTTGCAATTCGGCCTCGATCGCGACATCAACGGCGCCGCCCGCGACGTGCAGGCGGCGATCAATGCCGCGCGCGCGGATTTGCCGACGAGCCTGCGCGCCAATCCGACCTATCACAAGGTCAACCCGGCCGACAGTCCGATCATGGTGCTCGCCTTGACGTCGCCGACACGCACGCAAGGCCAGCTTTATGACGCGGCCTCCAATATCCTGCAGCAGCGCCTGTCGCAAATGCCGGGCATCGGCGAAGTCGATGTGAACGGCAGCGCGCTGCCGGCGGTACGCATCGAACTCAACCCGAGCGTACTCTTCAAATACGGCATCGGCCTCGAGGATGTCCGCGCCGCACTCGCGTCGGCGAATGCGAATGCCCCCAAAGGCGCGATCGAGGACGACGTCAACCATTATCAGATCTACACCAACGACCAGGCGAGCAAGGCGGAGCAATATCGCGACCTGGTGATCGCCTATCGCAACAACGCCCCGGTGAAGCTGGCGGATGTCGGCGAGGTGCTCGATTCGGTGGAGGATCTGCGCAATGCCGGGCTTTCCAACGGTCAGCCGGCGGTTCTCGTCATCCTTTACCGGCAGCCGGGCGCCAATATTATCAAGGCAATCGACGATGTCCGTGCGCAACTGCCCTATCTGACATCGGCATTGCCCGGTGACGTCTCCGTCGCCATTGCGATGGATCGATCCCAGACGATCCGCACATCGCTCTCCGATACGTTGCGCACGCTGGTCATATCGGTCGCTCTCGTCGTTCTCGTCGTCTTCATTTTCCTGCGCAACGTGCAGGCTTCGAGCATTCCCAGCATCGCGGTGCCGGTCTCGATCATCGGCACATTCGCGGCCATGTATCTTCTCGGCTTCAGCCTCGACAATTTGTCGCTGATGGCCTTGACCATTTCGACCGGCTTCGTCGTCGATGACGCAATCGTCGTTCTCGAAAATATCGCGCGGCATATGGAAGAGGGCAAAAGCCGCATGGAAGCGGCTCTGCTGGGCGCACGGGAAGTCGGTTTCACCGTGATTTCCATCAGCATCTCGCTCATCGCCGTCTTTGTGCCGCTGCTGCTGATGGGCGGCTTGCCGGGCCGCCTGCTGCGCGAATTCTCCGTGACATTGTCGATGGCAGTGCTGATTTCGCTCGGCATTTCGCTCACCACGACGCCCATGCTGTGCTCGCGCTTTCTGCCCAATGTCAGCGCCATGCGGCACGGACGGCTCTACCGTTTGAGCGAGCGCGGCTTTGAGGCGATGCAGAACTTTTATCGCGTGACATTGGCCGGCGCGCTCATCCATTCGAGAATCGTCGTCATCGTCCTGGCTGCAACCGTCGGCCTCAACTTCTATCTCTTCACGCATATTCCTTCCAGTCTCTTCCCGGTGCAGGACAATGGCCTGATGATCGGCTCGATTCAGGCCGACCAGAGCATCTCGTTCCAGCTCATGCGCGATAAGCTCAAGCAGATGCAGGACATCGTCGCCGCCGATCAGGCTGTCAATCACGTGGTGGGATTCACGGGCGGGCGGCAGACCAATTCCGGCTTCATGTTCATTTCGCTGAAGCCCGTGTCGGAGCGCAAATTGACCAGCGACCAGGTCGCCGCGCGGCTTCGGCCGAAGCTCTCGCAAGTCGCGGGCGCACGGCTCTTTCTGCAGCCGGCGGCGGACCTTCGGGTCGGCGGCCGGCAGAGCAATGCGCTTTATCAGTATACGCTCCAATCCGACGACACCACCACGCTTTACACATGGGGTCCGCGTTTGCTGGCAGCGCTGCAGAAGTCGAAAATCTTGACGGATGTGAATTCCGATCAGCAGCAAAAGGGCTTGGAACAGGATGTGCAGATCGACCGCGACACGGTCAATCGCCTCGGCCTGACGATCAGCGCGATCGACAACACCCTCTATGATGCGTTCGGCCAACGGCAAGTGTCGGTGATCTATAGCGCTCTCAACCAATATCATGTGGTGATGGAGGTCGCGCCGAAATACTGGCAGGATCCGCAGACGCTACGCGATATCTGGGTCTCGAAATCGGGTGCCAACCCCTCCGGCACGCAAAGCACGAATGCGACCGCCGGCACATACAGCAAGGAAAGTTCCACCGCGACCGGCTCGGCAACCGAGGCCGCGACCATCGCGTCTGACTCGGCCCGCAATCTTGCAACCAATTCCTTGGCGGCGGCCGGCAAGTCCGCCGCTTCCGCCGGCGCCTCGGTTTCGACGAGCAAAGAGACGATGATCCCGCTCGCCGCCGTCGCGCATTTCGGACCGGGGCTGACGCCGCTGGCCGTCAACCATCAAGGCTCGTTCGTCGCCTCGACCATTTCGTTCAATCTGGCGCCTGGCCATACCATCAGCGAGGCGCAGCAGGAAATTCAAAACGCGATTCTCGATATTCAGATGCCGTCGACCATCCGCGGCTCATTTGCCGGAACCGCGGCCAGTTCGGCCCAATTCATGGGCCAGCTCGGCTGGCTCATTCTGGCGGCGCTCGTTGCCGTCTATATCGTGCTCGGCATCCTCTACGAGAGCTATATTCATCCGATCACCATTCTCTCCACCCTCCCCTCGGCCGGGGTCGGCGCGCTTCTGGCGCTGAAAATGTTCAACACCGAGCTCACGCTCATCGCCTTCATCGGTATCATTCTGCTCATTGGCATCGTGAAGAAAAACGCGATCATGATGATCGACTTCGCGATCCAGGCGAAGCATGCCGGCCTCAACACGTTCGACGCGATCACCCAGGCCTGCCTGCTGCGCTTCCGCCCGATTTTGATGACCACGTGCGCGGCTATGCTCGGCGCTTTGCCGCTTGCCTTCGGTACGGGTGAAGGATCGGAGCTGCGCCATCCGCTCGGAATTTCGATTGTCGGCGGATTGATCGTCAGCCAGGTGCTGACGCTCTATACAACGCCTGTCATCTATCTCTATTTGGATCGTTTCAGTCTGTGGTTGCGTGTGCTATGGCGGCGCGGCTATTTGGGGCTGCCCGACGACGGCACGGAGGGAGTTCATTAATGCGTTGCGTATGGGCGAGCTATGGCTCGGGACTGATTATCGCCGGGCTGAGCTTGGGGAGCTGCGCTCCAGTTGGGCCGGATTACGCCAAACCGAATGCCCCCGTCCCGGCCCAGTACAAGGAAATCAAGGGTTGGAAGCTCGGCGAGCCGCACGATTATCTCGACAAAGGCGATTGGTGGACCGTTTTCGGCGACGCCGAACTCAACCGGCTCGAACCGCAGGTCGCGATCAGCAACCAGACAATCAAAGCTGACGAAGCCAATTACCGCGAGGCGCAATCGCTGATCGCCCAAGCCCGTGCCTCGCTCTTTCCGGACCTGACGCTCGACGGGTCGGCCACGCGCAGCGGCACCGGCACGGGCGGCGGCAAAAGCACCGCCACGAGCACCGGGTCGCTCACGGCCAATGCCTCCTGGGACCTCGACGTATGGGGCTCCGTGCGGCGGACCATCGAGAGCAAGGAAGCCGGCGCCGAAGTCAGCGCCGCCGATCTCGCCAATGCGCGCCTCTCGGCGCAGTCCTCGCTGGCCACCGCCTATTTCGAATTGCGCGAGACGGATTCGCTGCACGATCTTCTGGCCGATACGGTCAAACAATATCAGCATTCACTCGACATCACGCAGAACCAATACAAGGCCGGCACCACGGCGCGCTCGGACGTGATCACGGCGCAAGCGCAATTGCTGTCCGCCCAGGCGCAGGAGATCAACACCGAGGTGGCGCGCCGACAGTTCGAACATGCGATCGCTGTTCTGACCGGCAAGCCGCCGGCGGAATTGTCGATTCCTCATGGAGCGCTCGCGCACAATATCCCGAATGTGCCGCCACGCTTGCCCTCCACCTTGCTCGAACGCCGTCCCGACATCGTCGCGGCAGAGCGGGCGATGAAGGAAGAGAACGCTTTGATCGGCGTCGCGATGGCGGCCTATTATCCGGATATCTCGCTCTCCGGCGCACTTGGCGTGACCGGCACGACGGCCAAGGCCTCCCCGGCCAATCCGGCCTGGTCGATCGGCCTCTCCATGGCGCAGACGATTTTCAACGGCGGTTTGACCGAGGCGCAAGTTGCGGGGGCGAAAGCGACGTATGAAGCGAGCGTCGCCACCTACCGGCAGACCGTGCTGACCGCCTTCCAACAGGTGGAAGACGAACTCGCCGCCATGCGCATCCTCGCCGCCCAGGAAAAAGTCCAGATCGAGGCGGTGACGGCGGCGCGGCAAGCGGTGCAGATCGCGCTCAACGAATATCAGGCCGGAACGCAAAATTTCACGACCGTCGTGACGGCGGAAACCACGGCCCTGTCGGACGAAGAATCGGCGCTGACGACGCGCGAACAACGCTATCTCGCGAGCGTGTCGCTGATCGTCGCGCTTGGCGGCGGATGGAACGCGTCCAAACTGCCGACAGAAGGGCAATAGATCCACCCGTCTAACATCACGGGCCTAAGCGCTGACCTATATGCCGTCATTGCGAGCGTAAGCGAAGCAATCCATCCACTTTCCCGTAAGTTATGCTGCAATCGGCTCCGCTGCGATCGGGCGCAAAGCTGCGGTAGCGATGGGTCAAGGGGATCTGTCACGGTCCATAGGTTAGGAGATGGCGACTGTGTTTTGCGTCAAGTTTTTTGTGAGGGATTTGGTGTCCAG
Proteins encoded:
- a CDS encoding MFS transporter is translated as MTPSTPVTLHEDVHQKRSHRHTVTPGEIAIGVIIGRTSEYFDFFVYAIASVLVFPKLIFTNLDALHGTIYSFAIFALAFIARPFGSIIFTAIDRQFGRTSKLTIALFMLGGSTAAIAFLPGYEQIGNWSAILLSILRVGQGLALGGSWDGLPSLLNLSAPVEKRGSYAMIPQLGAPLGLIVASGLFAYFLGSLGLSDFLDWGWRYPFFVAFAINVVALFSRLRIVATPEYEELFASQELQPSPIGETIRQQGFTIWLGAFAPLASFALFHMVTLFPLSWVFIFTKQEPVRFLVIEMITALLGVIAIIASGPIANRIGRRMLLVVSAIAIGFYSGYAPQFLDRGEIGQIVYMAVGFVLLGISFGQSSGAVASAFPINYRYTGSALTADLAWMFGAGFAPVVALVLTDKLGLPAAGGYLLSGALWTLLALWVQKTLEDRAQ
- a CDS encoding patatin-like phospholipase family protein: MAKAPQNTPSEPGVKHVNVALQGGGAHGAFTWGVLDALLADGRIKFEGISGTSAGAMNAVCLADGMREGTQAARDQLKRFWRAISTDGAFSRRQRTYLDAWMSMFGGPMTGINWFGNLTNYFSPYQLNPFDLNPLRDVVEREIDFEAVRKTDHLKLFIAATNVYTGKVRVFRREELTLDMVMASACLPTVYKSVMIDGEPYWDGGFGGNPVLYPFFAETETLDIILIQVNPVERHQLPESSHDIMERMNEITFNAPLLLELRAIDFVGRLIDEGRLTGTHYKKIRMHRIEAHDELNKFGADTKMNAEYDFLRRLRDIGRAAGERFLSDHYQDVGVRGTFNIRKEFA
- a CDS encoding 3-hydroxybutyrate dehydrogenase, whose amino-acid sequence is MTLKSRTAVVTGSTSGIGLAIARAFAAEGANIVINGLGDADAIETERAKIEKDFGVLCSYSAANMLKADEIHGMITDAEAKFGSVDVLVNNAGIQFVSPIESFPADKWDQIIAINLTAAFHAIQAAVPGMRSRKWGRIINTASAHSKVASPFKSAYVSAKHGLDGLTKTVALEVAKDGVTANCISPGYVWTPLVEKQIPETMEARHMTKEQVMNDVLLAAQPTKQFVTVEQVAGLCVFLCSDAAANITGANLSIDGGWTAE
- a CDS encoding MdtA/MuxA family multidrug efflux RND transporter periplasmic adaptor subunit, yielding MTETAPPNPSGPVRVQTAPGRGGRRLVRWLVVLGLAFGGYLAWQHYKGGTDSPSAPAGGGRGSAGGNEPQTIRDAEIVTSDVPITLNALGAVTPLATVTIQTQISGQLQKIGFVEGQMVKAGDFLAQIDDRPYQATLAQAQAQLAKDTALHEQAQSDLTRYETLNRQDSIARQQVTDQVFLVQQDAAAMAADQAQIDSAKLNINYCHIVSPVTGRVGLRQVDQGNYVTSSSTTGLVVVTEIEPISVVFSIPEDSLPQVMTRMRAGAELTATAYDRANVTKLSTGKLAAVDSQIDTTTGTVKLRAIFDNKDDILFPQQFVNVQLLVDTMTGAIVTPNAAIQQGVQGSFVYVVNDDSTVSVRNVKTGPVDGERTAILSGLKAGEHVVIDGADRLKEGAKVLVRNDAAATSATDTNTGQQTGSNGKHDKTGTGDASAPDASGTSPSGHKKRDKKEAGSTPDSAPAAQ